A window from Ferrimicrobium acidiphilum DSM 19497 encodes these proteins:
- a CDS encoding zinc-dependent metalloprotease, with protein MADSDEPINPFQFMMDDIMKAIGSANIDPQGLRRQFMGLALGSDGANELPAMTDRTRVESLFDLASRHLETVGFISTLAASTEHLVVERPVDIAERFLDGFKPYLDLLASALSGSVPPMSQPGAMDVALGSDTDFASLAASLSASLGPMFSNAQVGSLVGHYALSALGTQDLLLPLSPRGELGVVVNNLQKVAAAISIPLDEVALYWCMRELIVARVMAQPVIEDRYDTELRLYLLDLKADTTRMMESFAEGAMSDPNFLTNFDPTAMLQQSTSPAQVANVAELQTTMAVVQALVELAMAQIGPMVFGSTSWIEGMNQYLDEDPARSVMASVFGITLAEVRARAERFAAELSDSVEDISALVAALADPSLFPSADELDDVNLWRLRRSVDG; from the coding sequence GTGGCTGATTCTGATGAGCCAATCAATCCGTTTCAGTTCATGATGGATGACATCATGAAGGCGATCGGATCGGCGAACATTGATCCACAGGGTTTGAGGCGGCAATTTATGGGGCTGGCCCTGGGCTCAGATGGGGCTAACGAACTTCCTGCCATGACCGATCGCACAAGAGTAGAGTCGCTCTTCGATCTCGCCAGTCGACACCTAGAGACGGTAGGGTTTATCTCGACTTTGGCAGCTTCAACCGAACATCTCGTTGTCGAGAGACCGGTTGACATCGCTGAGCGATTTTTGGACGGCTTCAAACCCTATCTCGATCTGTTGGCCTCTGCGCTTTCAGGTAGTGTTCCTCCGATGTCGCAACCAGGAGCTATGGATGTGGCACTTGGATCCGATACCGACTTTGCCTCGCTGGCAGCCTCGCTGTCGGCCTCGCTCGGTCCAATGTTCTCGAACGCCCAGGTTGGATCGCTAGTCGGACATTATGCGCTGTCTGCGCTTGGGACCCAGGACCTCCTCTTGCCACTCTCACCTCGCGGAGAGCTTGGTGTCGTGGTGAACAACCTACAAAAGGTCGCAGCTGCCATCAGTATTCCTCTTGATGAGGTTGCGCTCTATTGGTGTATGCGAGAACTCATCGTTGCGAGGGTTATGGCCCAACCAGTGATTGAGGATCGGTACGACACTGAACTACGGCTGTATCTACTTGACCTAAAGGCAGACACGACCCGAATGATGGAGAGTTTCGCTGAAGGAGCGATGTCTGATCCTAACTTCCTCACCAATTTTGATCCCACCGCCATGCTCCAGCAGTCGACCAGTCCTGCACAGGTGGCGAACGTCGCTGAGCTGCAGACGACGATGGCGGTGGTGCAGGCGCTGGTGGAGCTTGCGATGGCCCAGATCGGCCCCATGGTATTTGGGAGCACCAGCTGGATCGAGGGGATGAACCAATATCTAGATGAAGACCCAGCTCGTTCTGTGATGGCCTCGGTCTTTGGGATCACCTTGGCAGAGGTGCGAGCGAGAGCGGAGCGTTTTGCCGCCGAGCTCAGCGATTCAGTTGAGGATATTAGTGCCTTGGTGGCCGCACTGGCTGATCCATCGCTCTTTCCGAGTGCCGATGAACTCGATGATGTCAACCTTTGGCGTCTGCGACGATCGGTAGATGGCTAG
- the ispF gene encoding 2-C-methyl-D-erythritol 2,4-cyclodiphosphate synthase, producing the protein MAVGTLIVAAGSGQRFGGPKQFERVGGITLLEAAIERAKSISNRIVVALPAGIELPSSNSELAYTVGGDTRTESVANAFRALGDRFDYVLVHDAARPYASQALFERVVAALARGCLAVIPALESVDTLKVVEDRMVRETLDRNKIVRVQTPQGFQYELLAEIINSRKEATDEAAIAEQLGYPVTIVPGEELASKVTWRADLERLRLPRVGLGFDIHPFRLDDGGDLVLAGEHFGPPGLIGHSDGDCLAHAVADAILGAAGIGGIGDIFPDTDPELKDADSMLLLAECAQAVRARGYRVHSVDATIIAEHPRLGSSLDRLGCALQTHMQAPVLVKAKRAEGLGSLGAGLGIATFAVASII; encoded by the coding sequence TTGGCTGTTGGAACCCTGATCGTTGCTGCGGGATCCGGACAGCGGTTTGGTGGTCCAAAGCAATTTGAGCGAGTTGGTGGGATTACCCTCTTGGAGGCTGCGATTGAGCGGGCGAAGTCGATTTCGAATCGCATCGTTGTTGCCCTGCCAGCTGGGATCGAGCTTCCGTCTTCGAACTCAGAGCTCGCCTATACCGTTGGTGGAGACACAAGAACAGAGTCTGTAGCCAACGCCTTCCGGGCACTTGGTGACCGATTCGATTACGTGCTTGTCCACGATGCCGCGCGGCCGTATGCGTCCCAAGCGCTTTTTGAACGCGTGGTGGCCGCACTCGCACGCGGATGTCTTGCGGTTATTCCCGCTCTTGAGTCAGTTGATACCCTCAAGGTTGTTGAGGATCGCATGGTGCGAGAGACGCTGGATCGGAACAAGATCGTTCGCGTGCAGACCCCTCAAGGTTTCCAGTACGAGCTGCTAGCTGAGATCATCAACTCGAGGAAAGAGGCGACCGATGAGGCGGCGATAGCTGAGCAACTTGGCTATCCGGTCACGATCGTCCCGGGTGAAGAGCTCGCTTCCAAGGTAACCTGGCGTGCTGATCTTGAACGTCTACGCCTCCCGCGTGTAGGGCTAGGATTTGACATTCACCCGTTTCGCCTCGACGACGGTGGCGATTTAGTGTTGGCTGGTGAGCATTTCGGGCCTCCCGGATTGATCGGTCACTCCGATGGAGACTGCCTGGCTCATGCGGTCGCTGATGCAATCTTGGGTGCGGCCGGCATAGGTGGTATCGGAGATATTTTCCCAGACACAGATCCAGAGTTGAAGGACGCAGACTCGATGCTTCTTCTTGCGGAGTGTGCCCAGGCAGTGAGGGCGAGGGGTTATCGTGTGCACTCGGTAGACGCGACGATTATCGCCGAGCACCCTCGGCTTGGCTCATCGCTCGACAGGCTCGGGTGTGCGCTACAGACTCATATGCAGGCGCCTGTGCTTGTAAAGGCCAAGCGAGCTGAGGGATTGGGATCACTTGGGGCGGGCCTTGGAATCGCGACCTTTGCGGTGGCGTCGATCATATGA
- a CDS encoding rod shape-determining protein produces MALITLDIGAAFTRIQVASEPILTVASEAAYDLDHKSVKVIGAKAPEEVLRSGSKTKLVKIMRQGAPADPEAVSGFLKQALRSVGVRSFARSEVLFAATTHASQLDTASLKRCIEGLNAKPVIPLETPIAATAGIDEDVLGEVGTMTVVLGESLIEAGIVSFGKLAARATSATGVSSFRNAIRESVKTTCDLVISDEVANDILTQLIDFQRTHSGAQAKIWGRSLANGESESGVIAEDTIYAAILPSLDLVTQTVINCIAQAPNQLVTDVADRGVWLLGGGAHLSGLAGELERRLGVEVHTIPDPELAVIRGLSVIHASNPSKIYW; encoded by the coding sequence ATGGCGCTCATCACTCTCGACATTGGAGCTGCCTTCACCCGCATTCAAGTCGCCTCCGAACCGATTCTGACCGTAGCATCCGAAGCCGCTTATGATCTAGATCATAAATCGGTAAAAGTGATTGGAGCAAAGGCACCCGAAGAGGTACTCCGAAGTGGATCAAAGACCAAACTAGTCAAGATCATGCGTCAGGGAGCTCCGGCAGACCCAGAGGCGGTCAGTGGGTTTTTAAAGCAGGCGTTGCGCTCCGTTGGCGTACGCTCGTTCGCTCGGAGTGAAGTGCTCTTTGCGGCCACTACTCACGCCTCGCAACTGGACACCGCATCGCTTAAGCGATGTATAGAGGGGCTCAACGCGAAACCAGTCATCCCACTCGAAACGCCGATAGCGGCAACGGCTGGCATCGATGAAGACGTGCTCGGCGAGGTAGGGACTATGACCGTCGTCCTAGGCGAGTCGTTGATAGAAGCCGGAATCGTCTCTTTTGGTAAGCTCGCAGCCCGAGCCACGAGTGCCACCGGAGTGAGCAGTTTTCGCAACGCAATCCGCGAATCCGTCAAAACAACATGTGATCTCGTCATCTCAGATGAGGTGGCAAACGATATTCTCACTCAGTTGATTGACTTCCAGCGGACCCATAGCGGAGCTCAAGCCAAGATCTGGGGTAGAAGCCTGGCTAATGGAGAGAGTGAGAGCGGCGTGATCGCCGAAGACACCATCTACGCCGCCATACTGCCGAGCCTCGACCTAGTCACCCAAACCGTTATCAACTGCATAGCTCAAGCGCCAAACCAACTCGTGACCGATGTGGCTGATCGCGGAGTCTGGCTCCTAGGCGGTGGCGCTCACTTGTCTGGCCTGGCAGGTGAACTCGAACGACGGCTCGGAGTCGAGGTGCACACCATACCGGATCCCGAGCTCGCAGTGATACGAGGACTCTCCGTCATCCACGCAAGCAATCCATCCAAAATCTACTGGTAA
- the rlmB gene encoding 23S rRNA (guanosine(2251)-2'-O)-methyltransferase RlmB, with amino-acid sequence MSERSVGGGQVEGRRAVLELLRVGRREVHEVWCMRDALDEEIDEAAAAAGVRLLRVSESAFRERSSSFQPQGVLAIAEPLRSRSLEDLIAPEVVLLVLDRVQDPQNLGAILRSAAAAGVGGVILPERRGALVTPAVTKVASGALEYLDFAVVAGIPAALATLQRQSVWTVGLAAEAEVALADCNLLTEAIALVVGAEGDGLARLTRQRCDLLAKIPMAASVASLNVSAATAVALFTIAGARRV; translated from the coding sequence ATGAGCGAACGTAGTGTTGGTGGCGGCCAGGTGGAGGGTCGGCGGGCGGTGCTCGAGCTGCTCCGGGTTGGGCGACGCGAGGTACATGAGGTCTGGTGCATGCGAGACGCCTTGGATGAGGAGATCGACGAAGCTGCTGCAGCTGCTGGGGTTAGGTTACTCAGGGTCAGCGAGAGTGCTTTTCGAGAGCGTTCCTCTTCGTTTCAGCCTCAAGGAGTGCTTGCGATTGCGGAGCCGCTACGTTCGCGTTCGCTAGAGGACCTCATAGCACCTGAAGTGGTGCTGCTTGTGCTTGACCGAGTTCAGGATCCACAGAATCTTGGGGCGATACTCCGTAGCGCCGCCGCCGCCGGTGTCGGAGGCGTTATCCTACCTGAACGTCGAGGTGCTCTAGTTACTCCGGCGGTTACTAAGGTTGCCTCAGGTGCACTTGAGTACCTTGACTTCGCTGTCGTAGCCGGCATTCCTGCCGCCCTGGCGACGCTGCAGAGGCAGTCGGTTTGGACGGTGGGACTCGCGGCTGAGGCAGAGGTAGCGCTCGCGGATTGCAACCTCCTCACCGAGGCAATCGCATTGGTCGTTGGGGCTGAGGGTGATGGACTAGCCCGATTGACTCGTCAGCGATGCGATCTTCTAGCCAAGATACCGATGGCAGCATCGGTCGCGTCGCTAAACGTTAGTGCCGCGACTGCAGTCGCCCTGTTTACTATTGCTGGTGCGCGGCGTGTTTAA
- a CDS encoding CarD family transcriptional regulator: MSFEVGDKVVYPHHGAAIIEDRERREDFGEEKEYFVLKIAYGDLTVRVPVDLAEEVGLRDVINDEEVEEVFAVLGKKDARMPTNWSRRYKNHVEKLKSGDIYQVAEVVRNLTIRDNDKGLSAGERRMLAKARQILVSELTFALSVTPEDAEGRLDKALA, translated from the coding sequence TTGTCATTTGAAGTCGGCGACAAGGTCGTCTATCCCCACCATGGTGCTGCGATCATAGAAGATCGAGAGCGCCGGGAGGATTTTGGTGAAGAGAAAGAGTATTTCGTCCTGAAGATTGCCTACGGGGATTTGACAGTTCGAGTGCCTGTGGACCTAGCCGAAGAGGTTGGCCTACGTGACGTTATCAACGACGAGGAGGTCGAAGAGGTCTTCGCTGTACTTGGCAAAAAGGACGCGCGGATGCCGACCAACTGGTCGAGACGGTATAAGAATCATGTTGAAAAGTTGAAGTCAGGTGATATCTATCAGGTTGCTGAGGTGGTTCGGAACCTGACGATTCGCGACAACGACAAGGGTCTCTCGGCTGGTGAACGGCGGATGCTAGCCAAGGCGCGGCAGATCTTGGTGTCTGAGCTCACCTTTGCGCTGTCGGTCACTCCTGAAGATGCTGAGGGGCGACTCGACAAGGCGCTCGCGTAA
- a CDS encoding molybdenum cofactor biosynthesis protein MoaE, which produces METPSPSLPWQEKTTSRWLELTESPIVFDAAYDFLGRQDAGGIVVFSGTVRTYSYEMEHVSAIRYEAYLDLVAERFSEIATTIEETFEEIRSIVLIHRVGEVPVGASSVLVGCSAGHRDAAFAASRYGIDTIKVAVPIWKQEIGTSGAQWSSTATPMQDIASPMKGSND; this is translated from the coding sequence ATGGAGACCCCGAGCCCGTCACTGCCGTGGCAAGAGAAGACGACAAGTCGCTGGCTCGAGTTAACTGAGTCCCCGATCGTGTTCGACGCTGCCTATGATTTCCTTGGTCGCCAAGATGCGGGGGGTATCGTCGTGTTCTCCGGAACTGTCCGTACCTACTCCTATGAGATGGAGCATGTGTCTGCGATTCGCTACGAAGCCTATCTTGACCTAGTTGCTGAGCGATTCTCTGAGATAGCAACCACTATCGAGGAGACCTTCGAGGAGATTCGTTCTATCGTTCTCATTCATCGTGTCGGCGAAGTGCCAGTCGGTGCATCCAGTGTCCTGGTTGGCTGTAGCGCCGGACACAGGGACGCTGCCTTCGCCGCCAGCCGTTACGGCATCGACACCATCAAGGTAGCCGTCCCGATCTGGAAACAGGAGATCGGTACATCCGGTGCACAATGGTCTTCGACCGCCACTCCAATGCAAGATATTGCGTCCCCAATGAAAGGTTCCAATGACTGA
- a CDS encoding Crp/Fnr family transcriptional regulator — translation MDVLVWAQAGDEENVLSLVRQHPVFSHFSEQFWTPHFIRHNLMLYRRGELLYEIDKVADACYLICSGRVGLLAGGTWGRPTMFAIKSRGNVVGDLSLFDNAPRTSTARALEPSLALTLPYDVVRANLTDNPAIACRILSAYATRIRASDQRLIEALNLDLINRLARLLLEIAQGLTEFELDVTQEEIASLVGASRERTNKALATLQRSGALTIHRHRVYRILDAEKLANLALQWSDDRAPTERLSDQSGPVGPDLVQSS, via the coding sequence GTGGATGTGCTCGTATGGGCCCAAGCAGGCGATGAGGAAAACGTACTCTCTCTCGTCCGACAACACCCGGTTTTTTCGCACTTCTCAGAGCAGTTCTGGACTCCCCACTTCATCAGACACAACCTGATGCTCTATCGACGTGGTGAACTCCTGTACGAGATCGACAAAGTTGCCGATGCATGCTACCTGATCTGCTCAGGACGCGTTGGCCTCCTCGCGGGAGGGACATGGGGACGGCCAACGATGTTCGCTATTAAGTCAAGGGGTAATGTTGTTGGAGATCTAAGCCTGTTCGATAACGCTCCACGCACCTCGACCGCACGAGCGTTGGAGCCATCCCTCGCCCTGACCCTACCCTACGACGTCGTGCGTGCCAACCTCACCGACAACCCAGCAATAGCATGTAGGATTCTGAGCGCCTATGCAACTCGAATACGCGCTAGCGACCAGCGACTCATCGAGGCACTCAACCTCGACCTCATCAACAGACTCGCGCGTCTGCTCCTGGAGATAGCGCAAGGGTTGACGGAGTTCGAGCTCGACGTCACCCAGGAGGAGATCGCTAGCCTCGTCGGAGCATCACGCGAGCGAACCAACAAGGCCTTGGCTACGCTTCAACGTTCCGGCGCCCTAACGATCCATCGCCATCGCGTATATCGCATCCTCGACGCAGAGAAACTAGCCAATTTAGCGCTCCAATGGAGCGACGATAGGGCTCCCACCGAGCGACTCTCTGATCAGTCGGGCCCAGTCGGGCCCGATCTCGTCCAGAGCAGCTAA
- a CDS encoding HEAT repeat domain-containing protein has protein sequence MFNELSILLSGSREELRALLKEMPSELLAQGHRAYQSRFGPDGDMLELALADPDLRVGIAAVAAIPSERRNSELAERCMSDSSWLVVEFGAYVAGELEDRALVPRLIELAEGHDEPLVRESALASLGAIGDPRAVPLVLSALSSKNVYLRRRALVISVAFESEEIDAAVEALRDDRDAQIRQLFVDLERDPYQ, from the coding sequence GTGTTTAATGAGCTTTCCATACTTCTCAGCGGTAGCCGTGAGGAGCTGCGGGCGTTGTTGAAGGAGATGCCCTCTGAGCTTCTTGCGCAAGGTCATCGCGCCTACCAGAGTCGGTTTGGCCCCGATGGGGATATGTTGGAGCTCGCACTCGCCGATCCCGATCTACGGGTGGGTATAGCCGCAGTGGCCGCGATCCCGAGCGAGCGACGCAACTCTGAACTCGCCGAGCGATGTATGAGCGACTCCTCTTGGCTCGTCGTCGAGTTCGGTGCCTACGTTGCAGGAGAGCTGGAGGATCGAGCACTCGTGCCAAGGTTGATCGAGCTGGCAGAGGGACACGATGAGCCTTTGGTGCGCGAGTCGGCGCTGGCCAGTCTGGGTGCAATCGGAGACCCAAGAGCTGTGCCATTGGTTCTTAGTGCCCTATCGTCGAAGAATGTCTATCTGCGACGACGTGCTTTGGTGATATCGGTAGCCTTTGAATCCGAGGAGATCGATGCCGCCGTTGAGGCGCTGCGTGATGACCGTGATGCGCAGATCCGGCAGCTCTTCGTCGATCTCGAACGCGATCCTTACCAGTAG